In the Clavelina lepadiformis chromosome 8, kaClaLepa1.1, whole genome shotgun sequence genome, one interval contains:
- the LOC143468450 gene encoding uncharacterized protein LOC143468450 isoform X2 codes for MDSPGHSRNSSSDTGDPDTKLRECDDMLSRRLAGNLPAPLRKKKTEAYKQFITPSSDPMSYIRQHMRSKSMSEIEVQNAEKEQERDQRNTRYQEMQQLKEMLKEEEDTWTSNLDSWKQRRRSATFDVRKRKEDREHVEQLIQTTTAQRRRPKTYKEMLEDKKRREMGFYDDEDQLSPRLNLDEEGNSTSYYNSPSTSRSKKVPYRGAVSVPNIHNTGLSTARSPSPNATKVVVQPIKYTSKVTAVINHVPTESEDSSVSSKADNSSQMSDNVWDYKPAQIQPSAAHASPKVNEMITPVVSHQAATSPPRAEAAKPQTMYSMFNKPSNVTSPRRSQSPPPSSSHSSKTTVVMRGNKEKKERPKSEYAPTQRASTLPRNYHNYSAPKPFVPGATTFAQYRKTAFASKRSMFESMAHQELEQSRARPQHLSSLLQQDTDRLHQNTFEQEKHVSNGISKPHDNTENFTQADTGSNTSPKHHSAKQFWSKKDQEEPKQEEPKHEPIIRSWQSHNNQPEAKPGYRRVAAPAQNPIWSKSATLPSRRPPVEVKVEPLETKKEETLPSQNGLRHRDSSSSAKLKSPRSPSSGLDSLFDDMKICINQRPKSEKGFGFTVRGGDDGKPVIVNTVSPGGAADVCQLCVGDEILAINDVRLSSSLTQDGIVQLIVDSVFTGNLSLDIRRYGKVKKTNPLRLTGTKVVMTPGGFVQVRSDKGKAPVVSAKQVNGNSFSTNKENESPSNTEDISIHDLPLPPPPPDLEPPKESAVSRLSPKKSTPHTQTASPLSNLIQAAKAAPVRPQENETYKRHTPSPRQEQPKRYSPVSDEDVLEQDVMKVQHDLDIEEVYLSDERHKFERDIDLRQQLLEEQRNLEEREARREEEKRRRIEEAKLEEMKLEEELKRIEAQKLEQQRKREEERRRLFEDEADSGTGFKPGFGESGINHWLIEEAERRRVADAEGKQRGNALNYSTNNGSTGGALPDHVIQRLTQRNQPQRNAGNPQLPGSLTDYWNDPSTQATLL; via the exons ATGGACTCACCTGGACATTCCAGAAATTCTAGTAGTGATACAGGAGATCCTGATACAAA GTTAAGAGAGTGTGATGACATGCTGAGTAGAAGACTCGCTGGTAACTTGCCAGCACCCCTTCGAAAAAAGAAGACAGAAGCATATAAACAATTTATCACACCAAGCAGTGATCCAATGAGCTATATTCGTCAACATATGAG GAGCAAAAGTATGAGCGAAATTGAAGTGCAAAATGCTGAAAAAGAGCAAGAACGAGATCAAAGAAATACGAGATATCAAGAAATGCAACAGCTCAAAGAAATGCTGAAAGAGGAGGAAGACACCTGGACTTCG AACCTGGATAGCTGGAAGCAGAGAAGAAGAAGTGCTACTTTTGACGTTCGTAAACGCAAGGAAGACAGGGAACACGTGGAACAATTGATCCAGACCACCACTGCTCAGCGTAGGAGACCAAAGACATACAAAGAAATGCTTGAAGACAA AAAACGGCGTGAAATGGGCTTTTATGATGACGAGGATCAACTAAGTCCACGTTTGAATCTTGATGAAGAAGGCAATAGCACAAGTTATTATAACTCACCTTCTACGAGCCGAAGTAAAAAAGTACCTTACAGAGGGGCTGTTTCTGTTCCCAACATACATAATACCGGCCTGTCCACTGCCAGAAGCCCTTCTCCTAATGCCACTAAAGTAGTGGTCCAGCCCATCAAGTACACATCAAAGGTGACGGCTGTTATTAACCACGTTCCAACCGAGAGTGAAGATTCATCAGTTTCAAGTAAAGCAGACAATTCATCTCAGATGTCTGACAATGTATGGGACTATAAGCCTGCACAAATTCAACCGTCAGCCGCACACGCTTCACCTAAAGTGAATGAAATGATCACACCGGTGGTAAGTCACCAGGCCGCCACTTCTCCACCAAGAGCTGAAGCTGCAAAACCACAGACGATGTATTCGATGTTCAACAAGCCATCAAATGTGACCTCGCCACGCAGAAGTCAATCTCCACCGCCAAGTAGCTCACATTCATCCAAGACAACGGTCGTGATGCGTGGAAATAAGGAAAAGAA AGAGAGGCCAAAATCAGAATACGCTCCAACACAGCGTGCATCAACCTTACCGAGGAATTATCACAACTATTCTGCTCCGAAACCATTTGTGCCCGGAGCTACGACGTTTGCTCAATATCGAAAAACAGCATTTGCAAGCAAACGAAGCATGTTTGAAAGCATGGCTCACCAGGAGCTGGAACAAAGTCGCGCTCGTCCACAACACTTGTCATCACTGCTGCAGCAAGACACAGACCGTTTGCATCAAAACACTTTTGAACAAGAGAAACACGTTTCCAATGGAATAAGCAAGCCACATGAcaacactgaaaattttacaCAGGCAGACACTGGTAGCAACACCAGCCCTAAGCACCATTCTGCTAAACagttttggtctaaaaaagaTCAGGAAGAACCAAAACAAGAAGAACCGAAGCACGAGCCAATCATACGTTCTTGGCAATCACACAACAATCAGCCAGAAGCAAAACCAGGTTATCGTCGGGTAGCCGCTCCAGCCCAGAATCCAATTTGGTCAAAATCCGCAACATTACCATCGCGTCGTCCTCCCGTTGAAGTGAAAGTAGAACCACTGGAGAcaaaaaaagaagaaacatTGCCTTCTCAAAACGGCCTAAGACAT AGAGATTCTTCTTCGAGCGCAAAACTCAAGTCACCGAGGTCACCCTCAAGTGGTTTGGATTCATTGTTCGATGACATGAAAATCTGCATAAATCAACGTCCGAAGAGTGAGAAAGGATTTGGGTTTACTGTTAGAGGCGGAGATGATGGGAAACCTGTTATTGTTAACACTGTTAGTCCGG GGGGTGCAGCAGACGTGTGTCAGCTTTGTGTGGGAGATGAGATCTTGGCGATAAACGATGTTCGTTTGTCGTCGTCTTTAACACAAGATGGCATTGTACAACTCATTGTTGACAGTGTATTCACTGGTAACCTCTCCCTTGACATTCGTAGATAtggaaaagtgaaaaaaa CTAATCCTCTGCGACTGACTGGTACCAAAGTGGTCATGACACCTGGTGGGTTTGTGCAAGTTCGATCTGACAAAGGAAAGGCGCCCGTGGTCTCAGCCAAGCAAGTTAATGGGAATTCTTTTAGCACAAACAAA GAAAATGAATCTCCAAGCAATACAGAAGATATCTCCATTCATGACCTGCCATTACCCCCTCCCCCACCTGATTTGGAACCACCAAAGGAATCGGCTGTTAGCCGTCTCTCTCCAAAGAAATCAACTCCCCATACACA AACCGCTAGCCCTCTATCAAATCTGATACAAGCAGCCAAAGCAGCTCCTGTTCGGCCACAAG AAAATGAAACGTACAAACGCCATACACCGTCACCTCGCCAGGAGCAG CCAAAAAGGTACAGCCCAGTCAGTGATGAAGACGTTCTTGAGCAGGATGTCATGAAAGTACAGCATGATCTTGACATAGAGGAGGTGTATTTAAGTGATGAACGACACAAATTTGAAAGAGACATTGACTTGAGGCAACAG CTTCTTGAGGAGCAGAGGAATTTGGAAGAGAGGGAGGCGAGGAGAGAAGAGGAAAAGAGAAGGAGAATCGAAGAGGCAAAGTTAGAGGAAATGAAACTGGAAGAAGAGCTCAA GAGAATTGAAGCTCAGAAGCTCGAGCAGCAAAGGAAAAGAGAAGAGGAAAGAAGAAGATTGTTTGAAGATGAAGCAGATTCCGG GACCGGCTTCAAACCCGGCTTTGGTGAAAGCGGAATAAACCATTGGTTGATTGAGGAGGCGGAGAGACGACGCGTGGCCGACGCAGAGGGAAAACAAAGAGGAAATGCTCTTAACTACTCAACAAACAAC GGCTCTACTGGGGGCGCACTACCTGACCACGTGATCCAACGCTTAACCCAACGCAACCAGCCCCAGAGAAACGCGGGGAATCCCCAGTTACCGGGTTCCTTGACGGATTATTGGAACGATCCGAGCACGCAGGCCACGCTTCTGTGA
- the LOC143468450 gene encoding uncharacterized protein LOC143468450 isoform X1 — translation MDSPGHSRNSSSDTGDPDTKLRECDDMLSRRLAGNLPAPLRKKKTEAYKQFITPSSDPMSYIRQHMRSKSMSEIEVQNAEKEQERDQRNTRYQEMQQLKEMLKEEEDTWTSNLDSWKQRRRSATFDVRKRKEDREHVEQLIQTTTAQRRRPKTYKEMLEDKKRREMGFYDDEDQLSPRLNLDEEGNSTSYYNSPSTSRSKKVPYRGAVSVPNIHNTGLSTARSPSPNATKVVVQPIKYTSKVTAVINHVPTESEDSSVSSKADNSSQMSDNVWDYKPAQIQPSAAHASPKVNEMITPVVSHQAATSPPRAEAAKPQTMYSMFNKPSNVTSPRRSQSPPPSSSHSSKTTVVMRGNKEKKERPKSEYAPTQRASTLPRNYHNYSAPKPFVPGATTFAQYRKTAFASKRSMFESMAHQELEQSRARPQHLSSLLQQDTDRLHQNTFEQEKHVSNGISKPHDNTENFTQADTGSNTSPKHHSAKQFWSKKDQEEPKQEEPKHEPIIRSWQSHNNQPEAKPGYRRVAAPAQNPIWSKSATLPSRRPPVEVKVEPLETKKEETLPSQNGLRHRDSSSSAKLKSPRSPSSGLDSLFDDMKICINQRPKSEKGFGFTVRGGDDGKPVIVNTVSPGGAADVCQLCVGDEILAINDVRLSSSLTQDGIVQLIVDSVFTGNLSLDIRRYGKVKKTNPLRLTGTKVVMTPGGFVQVRSDKGKAPVVSAKQVNGNSFSTNKENESPSNTEDISIHDLPLPPPPPDLEPPKESAVSRLSPKKSTPHTQYRTASPLSNLIQAAKAAPVRPQENETYKRHTPSPRQEQPKRYSPVSDEDVLEQDVMKVQHDLDIEEVYLSDERHKFERDIDLRQQLLEEQRNLEEREARREEEKRRRIEEAKLEEMKLEEELKRIEAQKLEQQRKREEERRRLFEDEADSGTGFKPGFGESGINHWLIEEAERRRVADAEGKQRGNALNYSTNNGSTGGALPDHVIQRLTQRNQPQRNAGNPQLPGSLTDYWNDPSTQATLL, via the exons ATGGACTCACCTGGACATTCCAGAAATTCTAGTAGTGATACAGGAGATCCTGATACAAA GTTAAGAGAGTGTGATGACATGCTGAGTAGAAGACTCGCTGGTAACTTGCCAGCACCCCTTCGAAAAAAGAAGACAGAAGCATATAAACAATTTATCACACCAAGCAGTGATCCAATGAGCTATATTCGTCAACATATGAG GAGCAAAAGTATGAGCGAAATTGAAGTGCAAAATGCTGAAAAAGAGCAAGAACGAGATCAAAGAAATACGAGATATCAAGAAATGCAACAGCTCAAAGAAATGCTGAAAGAGGAGGAAGACACCTGGACTTCG AACCTGGATAGCTGGAAGCAGAGAAGAAGAAGTGCTACTTTTGACGTTCGTAAACGCAAGGAAGACAGGGAACACGTGGAACAATTGATCCAGACCACCACTGCTCAGCGTAGGAGACCAAAGACATACAAAGAAATGCTTGAAGACAA AAAACGGCGTGAAATGGGCTTTTATGATGACGAGGATCAACTAAGTCCACGTTTGAATCTTGATGAAGAAGGCAATAGCACAAGTTATTATAACTCACCTTCTACGAGCCGAAGTAAAAAAGTACCTTACAGAGGGGCTGTTTCTGTTCCCAACATACATAATACCGGCCTGTCCACTGCCAGAAGCCCTTCTCCTAATGCCACTAAAGTAGTGGTCCAGCCCATCAAGTACACATCAAAGGTGACGGCTGTTATTAACCACGTTCCAACCGAGAGTGAAGATTCATCAGTTTCAAGTAAAGCAGACAATTCATCTCAGATGTCTGACAATGTATGGGACTATAAGCCTGCACAAATTCAACCGTCAGCCGCACACGCTTCACCTAAAGTGAATGAAATGATCACACCGGTGGTAAGTCACCAGGCCGCCACTTCTCCACCAAGAGCTGAAGCTGCAAAACCACAGACGATGTATTCGATGTTCAACAAGCCATCAAATGTGACCTCGCCACGCAGAAGTCAATCTCCACCGCCAAGTAGCTCACATTCATCCAAGACAACGGTCGTGATGCGTGGAAATAAGGAAAAGAA AGAGAGGCCAAAATCAGAATACGCTCCAACACAGCGTGCATCAACCTTACCGAGGAATTATCACAACTATTCTGCTCCGAAACCATTTGTGCCCGGAGCTACGACGTTTGCTCAATATCGAAAAACAGCATTTGCAAGCAAACGAAGCATGTTTGAAAGCATGGCTCACCAGGAGCTGGAACAAAGTCGCGCTCGTCCACAACACTTGTCATCACTGCTGCAGCAAGACACAGACCGTTTGCATCAAAACACTTTTGAACAAGAGAAACACGTTTCCAATGGAATAAGCAAGCCACATGAcaacactgaaaattttacaCAGGCAGACACTGGTAGCAACACCAGCCCTAAGCACCATTCTGCTAAACagttttggtctaaaaaagaTCAGGAAGAACCAAAACAAGAAGAACCGAAGCACGAGCCAATCATACGTTCTTGGCAATCACACAACAATCAGCCAGAAGCAAAACCAGGTTATCGTCGGGTAGCCGCTCCAGCCCAGAATCCAATTTGGTCAAAATCCGCAACATTACCATCGCGTCGTCCTCCCGTTGAAGTGAAAGTAGAACCACTGGAGAcaaaaaaagaagaaacatTGCCTTCTCAAAACGGCCTAAGACAT AGAGATTCTTCTTCGAGCGCAAAACTCAAGTCACCGAGGTCACCCTCAAGTGGTTTGGATTCATTGTTCGATGACATGAAAATCTGCATAAATCAACGTCCGAAGAGTGAGAAAGGATTTGGGTTTACTGTTAGAGGCGGAGATGATGGGAAACCTGTTATTGTTAACACTGTTAGTCCGG GGGGTGCAGCAGACGTGTGTCAGCTTTGTGTGGGAGATGAGATCTTGGCGATAAACGATGTTCGTTTGTCGTCGTCTTTAACACAAGATGGCATTGTACAACTCATTGTTGACAGTGTATTCACTGGTAACCTCTCCCTTGACATTCGTAGATAtggaaaagtgaaaaaaa CTAATCCTCTGCGACTGACTGGTACCAAAGTGGTCATGACACCTGGTGGGTTTGTGCAAGTTCGATCTGACAAAGGAAAGGCGCCCGTGGTCTCAGCCAAGCAAGTTAATGGGAATTCTTTTAGCACAAACAAA GAAAATGAATCTCCAAGCAATACAGAAGATATCTCCATTCATGACCTGCCATTACCCCCTCCCCCACCTGATTTGGAACCACCAAAGGAATCGGCTGTTAGCCGTCTCTCTCCAAAGAAATCAACTCCCCATACACAGTACAG AACCGCTAGCCCTCTATCAAATCTGATACAAGCAGCCAAAGCAGCTCCTGTTCGGCCACAAG AAAATGAAACGTACAAACGCCATACACCGTCACCTCGCCAGGAGCAG CCAAAAAGGTACAGCCCAGTCAGTGATGAAGACGTTCTTGAGCAGGATGTCATGAAAGTACAGCATGATCTTGACATAGAGGAGGTGTATTTAAGTGATGAACGACACAAATTTGAAAGAGACATTGACTTGAGGCAACAG CTTCTTGAGGAGCAGAGGAATTTGGAAGAGAGGGAGGCGAGGAGAGAAGAGGAAAAGAGAAGGAGAATCGAAGAGGCAAAGTTAGAGGAAATGAAACTGGAAGAAGAGCTCAA GAGAATTGAAGCTCAGAAGCTCGAGCAGCAAAGGAAAAGAGAAGAGGAAAGAAGAAGATTGTTTGAAGATGAAGCAGATTCCGG GACCGGCTTCAAACCCGGCTTTGGTGAAAGCGGAATAAACCATTGGTTGATTGAGGAGGCGGAGAGACGACGCGTGGCCGACGCAGAGGGAAAACAAAGAGGAAATGCTCTTAACTACTCAACAAACAAC GGCTCTACTGGGGGCGCACTACCTGACCACGTGATCCAACGCTTAACCCAACGCAACCAGCCCCAGAGAAACGCGGGGAATCCCCAGTTACCGGGTTCCTTGACGGATTATTGGAACGATCCGAGCACGCAGGCCACGCTTCTGTGA
- the LOC143468450 gene encoding uncharacterized protein LOC143468450 isoform X3, whose product MPHIYKSTLHMSLKSNENLDSWKQRRRSATFDVRKRKEDREHVEQLIQTTTAQRRRPKTYKEMLEDKKRREMGFYDDEDQLSPRLNLDEEGNSTSYYNSPSTSRSKKVPYRGAVSVPNIHNTGLSTARSPSPNATKVVVQPIKYTSKVTAVINHVPTESEDSSVSSKADNSSQMSDNVWDYKPAQIQPSAAHASPKVNEMITPVVSHQAATSPPRAEAAKPQTMYSMFNKPSNVTSPRRSQSPPPSSSHSSKTTVVMRGNKEKKERPKSEYAPTQRASTLPRNYHNYSAPKPFVPGATTFAQYRKTAFASKRSMFESMAHQELEQSRARPQHLSSLLQQDTDRLHQNTFEQEKHVSNGISKPHDNTENFTQADTGSNTSPKHHSAKQFWSKKDQEEPKQEEPKHEPIIRSWQSHNNQPEAKPGYRRVAAPAQNPIWSKSATLPSRRPPVEVKVEPLETKKEETLPSQNGLRHRDSSSSAKLKSPRSPSSGLDSLFDDMKICINQRPKSEKGFGFTVRGGDDGKPVIVNTVSPGGAADVCQLCVGDEILAINDVRLSSSLTQDGIVQLIVDSVFTGNLSLDIRRYGKVKKTNPLRLTGTKVVMTPGGFVQVRSDKGKAPVVSAKQVNGNSFSTNKENESPSNTEDISIHDLPLPPPPPDLEPPKESAVSRLSPKKSTPHTQYRTASPLSNLIQAAKAAPVRPQENETYKRHTPSPRQEQPKRYSPVSDEDVLEQDVMKVQHDLDIEEVYLSDERHKFERDIDLRQQLLEEQRNLEEREARREEEKRRRIEEAKLEEMKLEEELKRIEAQKLEQQRKREEERRRLFEDEADSGTGFKPGFGESGINHWLIEEAERRRVADAEGKQRGNALNYSTNNGSTGGALPDHVIQRLTQRNQPQRNAGNPQLPGSLTDYWNDPSTQATLL is encoded by the exons ATGCCTCACATATATAAAAGTACACTTCATATGTCACTCAAAAGTAATGAG AACCTGGATAGCTGGAAGCAGAGAAGAAGAAGTGCTACTTTTGACGTTCGTAAACGCAAGGAAGACAGGGAACACGTGGAACAATTGATCCAGACCACCACTGCTCAGCGTAGGAGACCAAAGACATACAAAGAAATGCTTGAAGACAA AAAACGGCGTGAAATGGGCTTTTATGATGACGAGGATCAACTAAGTCCACGTTTGAATCTTGATGAAGAAGGCAATAGCACAAGTTATTATAACTCACCTTCTACGAGCCGAAGTAAAAAAGTACCTTACAGAGGGGCTGTTTCTGTTCCCAACATACATAATACCGGCCTGTCCACTGCCAGAAGCCCTTCTCCTAATGCCACTAAAGTAGTGGTCCAGCCCATCAAGTACACATCAAAGGTGACGGCTGTTATTAACCACGTTCCAACCGAGAGTGAAGATTCATCAGTTTCAAGTAAAGCAGACAATTCATCTCAGATGTCTGACAATGTATGGGACTATAAGCCTGCACAAATTCAACCGTCAGCCGCACACGCTTCACCTAAAGTGAATGAAATGATCACACCGGTGGTAAGTCACCAGGCCGCCACTTCTCCACCAAGAGCTGAAGCTGCAAAACCACAGACGATGTATTCGATGTTCAACAAGCCATCAAATGTGACCTCGCCACGCAGAAGTCAATCTCCACCGCCAAGTAGCTCACATTCATCCAAGACAACGGTCGTGATGCGTGGAAATAAGGAAAAGAA AGAGAGGCCAAAATCAGAATACGCTCCAACACAGCGTGCATCAACCTTACCGAGGAATTATCACAACTATTCTGCTCCGAAACCATTTGTGCCCGGAGCTACGACGTTTGCTCAATATCGAAAAACAGCATTTGCAAGCAAACGAAGCATGTTTGAAAGCATGGCTCACCAGGAGCTGGAACAAAGTCGCGCTCGTCCACAACACTTGTCATCACTGCTGCAGCAAGACACAGACCGTTTGCATCAAAACACTTTTGAACAAGAGAAACACGTTTCCAATGGAATAAGCAAGCCACATGAcaacactgaaaattttacaCAGGCAGACACTGGTAGCAACACCAGCCCTAAGCACCATTCTGCTAAACagttttggtctaaaaaagaTCAGGAAGAACCAAAACAAGAAGAACCGAAGCACGAGCCAATCATACGTTCTTGGCAATCACACAACAATCAGCCAGAAGCAAAACCAGGTTATCGTCGGGTAGCCGCTCCAGCCCAGAATCCAATTTGGTCAAAATCCGCAACATTACCATCGCGTCGTCCTCCCGTTGAAGTGAAAGTAGAACCACTGGAGAcaaaaaaagaagaaacatTGCCTTCTCAAAACGGCCTAAGACAT AGAGATTCTTCTTCGAGCGCAAAACTCAAGTCACCGAGGTCACCCTCAAGTGGTTTGGATTCATTGTTCGATGACATGAAAATCTGCATAAATCAACGTCCGAAGAGTGAGAAAGGATTTGGGTTTACTGTTAGAGGCGGAGATGATGGGAAACCTGTTATTGTTAACACTGTTAGTCCGG GGGGTGCAGCAGACGTGTGTCAGCTTTGTGTGGGAGATGAGATCTTGGCGATAAACGATGTTCGTTTGTCGTCGTCTTTAACACAAGATGGCATTGTACAACTCATTGTTGACAGTGTATTCACTGGTAACCTCTCCCTTGACATTCGTAGATAtggaaaagtgaaaaaaa CTAATCCTCTGCGACTGACTGGTACCAAAGTGGTCATGACACCTGGTGGGTTTGTGCAAGTTCGATCTGACAAAGGAAAGGCGCCCGTGGTCTCAGCCAAGCAAGTTAATGGGAATTCTTTTAGCACAAACAAA GAAAATGAATCTCCAAGCAATACAGAAGATATCTCCATTCATGACCTGCCATTACCCCCTCCCCCACCTGATTTGGAACCACCAAAGGAATCGGCTGTTAGCCGTCTCTCTCCAAAGAAATCAACTCCCCATACACAGTACAG AACCGCTAGCCCTCTATCAAATCTGATACAAGCAGCCAAAGCAGCTCCTGTTCGGCCACAAG AAAATGAAACGTACAAACGCCATACACCGTCACCTCGCCAGGAGCAG CCAAAAAGGTACAGCCCAGTCAGTGATGAAGACGTTCTTGAGCAGGATGTCATGAAAGTACAGCATGATCTTGACATAGAGGAGGTGTATTTAAGTGATGAACGACACAAATTTGAAAGAGACATTGACTTGAGGCAACAG CTTCTTGAGGAGCAGAGGAATTTGGAAGAGAGGGAGGCGAGGAGAGAAGAGGAAAAGAGAAGGAGAATCGAAGAGGCAAAGTTAGAGGAAATGAAACTGGAAGAAGAGCTCAA GAGAATTGAAGCTCAGAAGCTCGAGCAGCAAAGGAAAAGAGAAGAGGAAAGAAGAAGATTGTTTGAAGATGAAGCAGATTCCGG GACCGGCTTCAAACCCGGCTTTGGTGAAAGCGGAATAAACCATTGGTTGATTGAGGAGGCGGAGAGACGACGCGTGGCCGACGCAGAGGGAAAACAAAGAGGAAATGCTCTTAACTACTCAACAAACAAC GGCTCTACTGGGGGCGCACTACCTGACCACGTGATCCAACGCTTAACCCAACGCAACCAGCCCCAGAGAAACGCGGGGAATCCCCAGTTACCGGGTTCCTTGACGGATTATTGGAACGATCCGAGCACGCAGGCCACGCTTCTGTGA